A single genomic interval of Lathyrus oleraceus cultivar Zhongwan6 chromosome 7, CAAS_Psat_ZW6_1.0, whole genome shotgun sequence harbors:
- the LOC127101834 gene encoding uncharacterized protein LOC127101834, translating to MSIRNVVAWNTMVGGCGNHGDGNEVMMLHGHIRKKTKQHEKKTMKFNDKFNDGSIRQVHEYSDTNLPHFRFSGHSSIALPPYKSTARAPAKKQKHDSAASICKDCLSVTCSEPLTYTPPGSPCGCVWPLQVKIRVSIAAYKCFPLVSKLADEIAASVMLNHTQVRIVGADAANQQLEKTNIIINLIPKGVKFDDTAALLIYRKFWHREILIDDSLFGTYEVLYVHYPGLYLTPAQREAVEALIQELPKFMLKAVPTDCSECPICLEEFRVGNEVRGLPCAHNSHVECIDEWLRLNVKCPRCRCSVFPNPDLSALSNLRPDSERSSASVVTTTSYVRDQSLPCRTGDCTSKPNISE from the exons ATGTCAATTCGAAATGTTGTGGCATGGAACACCATGGTTGGTGGATGTGGAAATCATGGTGATGGCAATGAAGTTATGATGCTCCACGGACATAtaagaaaaaaaacaaaacaacATGAGAAAAAAACAA TGAAGTTCAATGATAAGTTCAATGATGGAAGTATTCGACAGGTTCATGAATATTCAGACACCAATCTACCACATTTCAGATTCAGTGGTCATTCAAGTATTGCACTTCCACCTTACAAGTCAACTGCCAGAGCTCCTGCAAAGAAACAGAAACATG ACTCCGCCGCCAGCATATGCAAAGATTGCTTATCCGTTACTTGCTCAGAGCCGTTGACATACACACCTCCTGGATCACCTTGTGGTTGTGTATGGCCACTTCAAGTTAAAATCCGTGTCAGCATTGCTGCATACAAGTGTTTTCCACTGGTTTCAAAGCTAGCTGATGAAATTGCAGCGAGTGTTATGCTGAACCATACACAAGTTCGTATTGTGGGAGCTGATGCAGCCAATCAACAACTAGAGAAAACCAATATTATCATTAACCTGATACCAAAAGGAGTAAAATTTGATGATACCGCAGCGTTATTAATATACAGGAAATTCTGGCACAGGGAGATTCTAATAGATGATTCCCTCTTTGGTACTTATGAAGTACTCTATGTTCATTATCCAGGACTTTACCTAACACCAGCTCAGAGAGAAGCAGTTGAAGCATTGATTCAGGAACTTCCAAAGTTCATGTTAAAGGCTGTTCCTACTGATTGCAGTGAATGCCCCATCTGCTTAGAAGAGTTCCGTGTTGGGAATGAGGTTCGTGGCTTGCCTTGTGCACACAATTCTCATGTTGAATGCATTGACGAGTGGCTCAGGCTGAATGTGAAATGTCCTCGGTGCCGTTGCTCAGTGTTCCCAAATCCTGATCTTAGTGCCCTGTCCAATCTCCGTCCAGATTCTGAACGATCTTCTGCCAGTGTTGTGACAACAACTAGCTATGTGAGAGACCAATCTTTACCTTGCCGAACTGGTGACTGCACATCAAAACCAAACATATCCGAATGA
- the LOC127104833 gene encoding E3 ubiquitin-protein ligase SIS3 — translation MLNHTQVRIVGADAANQQLEKTNIIINLIPKGVKFDDTAALLIYRKFWHREILIDDSLFGTYEVLYVHYPGLYLTPAQREAVEALIQELPKFMLKVVPTDCSECPICLEEFRVGNEVRGLPCAHNSHVECIDEWLRLNVKCPRCRCSVFPNPDLSALSNLRPDSERSSASVVTTTSYVRDQSLPCRTGDCTSKPNISE, via the coding sequence ATGCTGAACCATACACAAGTTCGTATTGTGGGAGCTGATGCAGCCAATCAACAACTAGAGAAAACCAATATTATCATTAACCTGATACCAAAAGGAGTAAAATTTGATGATACCGCAGCGTTATTAATATACAGGAAATTCTGGCACAGGGAGATTCTAATAGATGATTCCCTCTTTGGTACTTATGAAGTACTCTATGTTCATTATCCAGGACTTTACCTAACACCAGCTCAGAGAGAAGCAGTTGAAGCATTGATTCAGGAACTTCCAAAGTTCATGTTAAAGGTTGTTCCTACTGATTGCAGTGAATGCCCCATCTGCTTAGAAGAGTTCCGTGTTGGGAATGAGGTTCGTGGCTTGCCTTGTGCACACAATTCTCATGTTGAATGCATTGACGAGTGGCTCAGGCTGAATGTGAAATGTCCTCGGTGCCGTTGCTCAGTGTTCCCAAATCCTGATCTTAGTGCCCTGTCCAATCTCCGTCCAGATTCTGAACGATCTTCTGCCAGTGTTGTGACAACAACTAGCTATGTGAGAGACCAATCTTTACCTTGCCGAACTGGTGACTGCACATCAAAACCAAACATATCCGAATGA